The stretch of DNA gtgttaacgagagaatcactgacatgatgtcagcgggtccttttgtggcagggctgaattgcagtggaaatattttggggggattcagttaatttgcaaggcaaatagggactttgaaattaattgcaattcatctgatcactcttcataacattctggagaatatgcaaattgccaccatacaaactgaggcagcagactttgtgaaaattaatatttgtgtcattcccAAAACTTTTGGCCGCGACTGTTTGTTTAACAGTTAGCGAAGAGGGTGTAAACTAGCATTTCAGCATCTCAACCCACAGCTCCAAAGAGCCCAAACAGAGCCAAGTGCCTTGCGGATCACCTGCCGTTGCTCAGCTGTTGCTAATGTGTGCCAATCAGCAGGAATATTTTCCCATCTCCTGTTTTGTGGATGCAGCGGCTATTGCCGCTTTATGGGTATGTGGAACCTATGGCCACCTTCCTGTTTCCCTCGCTCAAGCCTCAATTGCTAGTATGTGATTACCCTGTTTCCCTTCGCAATCACTAACGCTGGTATCTTTCTCTGTTCATTCATCCTGTCCcaccctctcttctactctctgtCCTACAGCATCGGCCTATGCGAACCTGCAGTGGGAGCAGCAGCCCAGGCAGGATGGGAGCCACCCACCTCAGGACTACCCTCACAGGGACCAGCCCCCAGTGGCTGGCTACATCCCCCAGCCCAATTACATGGAGGGAGATCATGATCTCATCAAGCCCAAAAAGCTCCTTAATCCAGTGAAAGCCTCCAAAAGCCACCAGGACCTCCAACGAGAGCTGCTAATGAGCCAGAAAAGGTACAACTCCCACCCAACAGAGTCCCATACAAAATCTTGTATGAGACAGCTGATTGAGGTTATTATCCAGAAATCTAGCTATCAGTGTTTTCCAGCTCTTCTGTGTCTACATCTGTGTGTACACACAGGTCAACCTGACAAGGCATTCAGCATCCTTAGCCAAGCCCTCTGTAATGTTTTGCATCACTAATACTAATTTTAGATGAGATGGATTTTCCTACAGTAATGCCCCATTACAGATCCATATGATGACATTAAAGACACATACCCATATCAAGGCATTACAAAATTAAAGAGATCCAGGATTACTCATAATCACTATATGTACCTAAACATGTACGGATTTACATAAAAGGAGAAGTACATTCTAAAACATAGACATCATTAGTCACGAAAGGTCAGATTACAACTGATCGTAATATTACAATGGTGTAATCCCACTTCTCAATTATATAAACCAAAGGTACTTTATTGTAACAACATAACAAACAGAAAGGATTGGATTTAAAAAGGGTCATAATGATTGAAACAAAGTGTTACAGCATAGGCAACATTCccatttcccctctctccctctcctgactAGAACCCGATAAACTGCCCCTCCAAAATGATTTCTGAAAGGGGTCTTGGAGATCCACTCACAACATATGCTGGTAACTATACTTAAAAGTCCCCCAAAACAATTGTTCCCAGGAGGCAGGATATTTTCAACATGCCAGGTTGGGTACACTCTTataaaaaaagggttccaaaggggttATTCAGAAAACCCTTTTTGTTTCAAGGTAGAACCCGTTTTGCTACCTATAACcaaaaaatggttcttcaaagggttctcctatgaggacagttgaataaccctttaaggttctagatagtacCTTTTTTCTAAAAGAGTTTGGGGGAGATGGGTGTTAATCTCCCCCACCCACTATTTAAAGGGTCTCAAATAGGAATTCTAAATGACTACAGAGAATCAGCTGTGTTTGGATCTTGGGATGAAAAAAATGAAACGATTTTTGCTTGAAAAACAAAAAAAGCGACAACAGTTCTGTTTGTTCATCTTGAGAtgccgtagccagtatacacttcctcaaaatagtcagaattaattAAAAAATAACTAAAGAAATCTGTCAATAATTTAGACGTTATTGCAGAGGAGATCATAGTTGCGCAATTTTACATTAAGATGTTTGTTGCAGTAATTCTCTAGTGAAATTTGCATAAAAGGAGTCGTCTATCATTGtatgacaacaaacacttcattgaagaatccctaATGTTGACCAATGGCCGACGAAGGGGCAAGGACAATTTTTGTGTGCACGAACAGCCCAAAAAAACCTTGCTGAAGACCAAAACGGACAAAAACGTCTtaaaatgttgtcataatatgCACGAACTTGCCTTAAGGCATATAAAATAGCGACTAACCAAACAGAGCAGTGTTTTCTCTCCATTGAAACctgtcgtctgtctctctctttctctcaacatTCAGATCTCTTTAATTAGCAGGCCAATTAGAAGCCAGTTATTGCTAGGTGACAACCCCTCAAGACACTGTCCCAATCACTGAGTTGTTTGGAACTGGGCAAATCCCCATGGCTCAAGCACTCCAACCATCCTTTAGGGGACAGTGGGAACTCAAGCCTTTAACTTCTTACGGCTGCAGGGGCATTATTGAGTAGCTTGTATGAAAGGTGTCCAGAGGtacccagagtaaacggcctgctcctcagtcccagttacTAATATACGCATATTATTATTGGtagtggatagaaaacactcggacgtttctaaaactgtttgaatatgtctgtgagtataacagaactcatattgcaggcaaaaccctgagaagaaatccaaacaggaagtgggaaatctgaggtcggtcgattttcaacccagcccctgttgaatacacagtgggatattggttatgttgcacttcctaaggcttccactagatgtcaaccgtctttagaaacttgaatgaggcttctactgtgatgtggagtcggatgggagctgtttgagtcagtggtctggcagagagccaggtcctggtcacgcgcatttcacatgatagcaGGTGATAGCGACCTgcattccattgcatttctacagacaatgggATTCTCCAGTTGGAaaattattgaagatttatgataacaatACCCTAAAGACTGATTCTATACtaagtttgacaagtttcttcaacctgtaatataacttttgaagctttcgtccgacgttcggctggacctgcacaaccttttggatttgtgtactaaacacgctaacaaaagtagctacttggacataaattatgggcattatcgaacaaaacaaacatttcatttattgtggaactaggattcctgggagtgcattctgatgaagaccaTCAAACGTAAGGGAATATTtctaatgttatttctgatttctattgactccaacatggcggagcattttttttctgagcgccgtctcagattattgcatggtttgcttttccgtaaagtttctttgaaatctgacacagtggttgcattgagaggtatatctatatttccatgtctaacaattgtatttatcgacatttataatgagtatttctgtaaaatgatgtggctctctgcaatatcaccggatgtttttggaactagtgaacgtaatgcaccaatgtatactgagatttgttttatataaatatgaacttaatcaaacaaaacatacatgtattgtgtaacatgaagtcctatgagtgtcatctgatgaagatcatcaaaggttattgattaattttatctctatttgtgctttttgtgactcctctctttggctggaaaaatggcagaatttttctgtgagttggtggtgacctaacataatcgtttgtggtgctttcgctgtaaagactttttgaaatcggacactgtgattacctttaaaacggtataagatacatgaatgtttgaggaattttaattatgaaatTCCTGTTGTCCCAGGAAGATAGAATGCAGTACATAACAGTGACATACCTCCCCTATCTGCTCTTCTCTTTCTGTAATCAATCTCCAGTATGTTAATTAATTTTCATGGTGTATCTGAACTTGATTACACTGTAGGTAGTCTGTTAATCAATCAGGTGCTAAATAGGTTAGAATAACAACATCATCATACAGGAGAGCCAGACCAATCGTTTATAGCCCACTAGTCTAGTAATACATAATTCACTCTAAAGGAAATCTGTTAAAGAAAGGACATGCATGTCTCACCTGCATCCTCTATTCTAGTAATATGACCATTATTAAATATGTCCACCGTCCAGTGTTgatatgacagagagaggaaaaaccAGTACACTAAACATGGAGTGTTCTTAGAGTGAGAAATTGGAAGAATATAAAAACATAGAAATTAATTGATAAATGTAGCAGGAATTTCCGGTCTAACATACAGTATTCCATATATGTGCTTGGGGCTATGTAAGGTTATCTTTCACTGAGCCTGCTTTGGTGCTTCTGTCAATGTTCatctagaacaaacagacaccACATCGAGGGACCCATTTGGCCGTGATCAGCAGATTATTATATTTCCCTTGAGATGCACACAAATGCATTAGCGTCTGCTTTtctacaggcagacaggcaggcagatacTCAGAGGTAAGCTGGCATGGCACCATACTTTCAATTAAGCATTTATCTGCAGGGCTTGGGTTGGCACTGCTACTGGTGCTAAGAGGGGTATGGCTGTGAGAGTCAAAGCCCAAAAGAGGCAATCTGTGTTGGGCACCATGACAGAGAGAGCCCTAACAACGCTGGGAGATAAGCCACACCACAGAGGTGGGGGTGCAGGAATTAGGTCATCAAACTGAACAGTCTCTCTTTCTAACTGATTGGTCTCCACTCTCTTTTCTCTGATTgctttttctctcctcctctcattcgcTCTCTCGCTGTAGATAAGGCTTTTTATATCATTGAGTGGCATTGATGGCTGGGAGATCTGAGGGGGCGGATAGAAGAGAAAAGAGGGACTAAAAAGCATtgacaacaacacacagagagaaaaaacATGTTTGGGTTCAAATGTCACTCCAGTTCACAATGCTGCGTAGCTAGGAAGGAAACAGGAGCCTATCTATGGATTTCTAAGCAGtgaggaggtatagaggagtcAGTGGTCCCAGGGTCATGAGTATAGACAACAGAAACCAGAAAGTAATATAGTGGGCTCAGATATCAGCCCTTTTAATGTGCTATGCTTGTCCTATGGTTGGCCAGCGAACTATACCTTCCATAGATTTCTTGGGGAAAATAGATTGTAGTCAATTCATAGACAGGCTGCTGCTATACACAGCAGTCTAGTAGTGTGtgcatgagagtgtgtgtgtgtgtgtgtgcgtttagatactactgtactgttggagctagcaTTTCGCTACGcgcgcaataacatctgctaaatatgtgtatgtgaccaataaaatgtgatttgatttttatttgttttgtgTGCAGAGAAGCGGGTGAATGCCGATGAACACAGAATCACTCTATTTTAATCAcctccatgtttgtttgtgtacaCCTCTCCGACTTATTCGATGAGCACAGACAAAATTAATGAAAACACTAATCACACCTCCCATAGCAGCCCTCCCTCTATCTGCCACGTAATACAAACCTGTGACTGCACCTCCCTAAGGAAGAAGAAGGCACTACATTGATTTAATTAGCCGTCTcacagaggagagctgagaggaggATTGCCAAGAGTCCCActgttttgatttacatttggttgagttgtcaactaacatgaGTTAAAAGTGAAACCAAccaaaatgtcaccatgtcattggatttaggttcaaagttaAATCCACCTAAAAGTTGGATTTAGGTGGATTTTTGCAAATCCAATACGTTTTTCACATTGATTCAACGTAATCACGTATTTTGGGGTGAAATGACGTGGACACAACatggattcaaccagtttttgcccagtggagAGTTCAATACCTATCTTATCCTGAGTGTAATAGCTTGTCACTCTGAAGTTAGCTGATGTGAGATATTGAGGGTAGAGATTGAATGTATTCTTTATCAGTTTTAGAGGCCACGTGCAGTGATTGAGTAAATTCAAAGCATATTAACAATTGAGAAGGATGGTTTTTTTGCCATCCTGATAGAATAAAGGTCCCACAAAGGCTTTTTCTATCTAATTTGAAAAGAGGCTGCCAATCTAAATGGATTAGCATCACCATAGAgattcagagacacacacaaaaacacagctCGTGGATCACCAGTCCCTAGTCCCTAGGAAATTTTGATTTAGGCTACTTCTACGCAATTGTTGTTTCCTAAACTGCAACTTAATCCTTTCACGTTTGGTTGTATCAATGGGTGAGGACAGGATATCAGATGACAGAGCAAAATCAGAATTTAGCATTTGGCATGATAAGAGTGACCTCTGCTGGAGACAAGATGAAAACATTGAAGTTAAATTCAAATGCATATGACCTTAGTAAATACCTTCTGTCCCGCCGGCTCATAGGGGTGGCGTTGTTGGTGTGGAGTCTAAGCCGGAGCTGCAGCGAGTGTTAGAGGCCAGGAAGAGGGAAAAGGTGATAAAGCAGAGGAAGGAAGAAGATGAGGCCAGAAAGAAGATCTCTCCTCTGGAACAAGAGCTCCTCAAGAGGAAGGATAAGCTAGAAGTGGTAGGAATCATCAATCGGTCAATACAATTATATTGCTATAGAACATTTTACAAAGGCATCAGTCAAAAATTGATTGAATAAACTCCCTTGTGTTTCTGATACAGTTGGAGAAGGAGCAGGAAAAACAAGAGGAGACAGTGAAAGCCCCAGAGTTTGTCAAGGTCAAGGAGAACTTGAGACGTACGTCCTTTCACagtaatggagagaaagaggtgtAGAGACCAACCGGTCCAGGTATACAATTTAGTTGGAATCTGCTGGAGTTTGCACGCATGTGTGTGTTATACGTGTGAATGGACAAAGAACTGCTGTGATGTGCTCCTCTGACTGCACAACTCAGACAACAGCAAGGAACTTCTACCTGTTACAAGGACTGGTCGACAAGCCATGACACAATGCCTTCACTATCCTCCTCagagcagagacacagagagagacagagaaggacgGTTGACTCTGCATTGGGCTACTGTTACAGTCAGTAACATAGGCCAAACTACAGCTGTGATATCTCAATCCAGAGTAACTGGCATGAGTGTGAGGGACAAAGAGGGGAGCAGCTATTCACTAGTGGACATAGTGTTCCGTATTGCAACGACTCTAGAAATAAAGCCAAAGTGGGTGTTCTTCTACAGTGtcacagcagtggcttcttttcATTTTAAGCTGTGTATATCCAAGAGTCATTCTCTAGGATACAGTATAAAAAGCACACTGTACCTgcacatacaatcaataatagtGTTAACAGGAAACAATCCTATTAACTTAATGGCACATTCAAAATCTTCTCATGCAATTTAAGGTCACGCATCTCAATGTGAATTCTCTCACAGAGAAAGTTCCTATCCCTAACAGTGCCTTCCTAGTTGCATGTCATCATAATCCAAAAGTTCAAAAAAAGAAAAGCTATCATTATAAAACTGTATACTATCAATCATTTAATGTCACCTGGGCATCATACTGTATGTAGGTGAATGTGAGTGTTGGTGTGATTTTGAAGAGACACGAGGCACAGATATTTATATTACCTCCAACCCCATCTCACCTTTTTTTCGGGAACATTTACATATTTTGGAAAGTGATATTTATGTTTTGTGCTAAAGGTGTGAGACAAGGTAGATATTCTCACATTTGTAATTCTATCACAGCTATTTTTAAATAGTATTATGTAGCGATACACAATTAAATGCAATCAGTTGAATAATTTTATTTAAAAACGGCACTTTAGAAAATTAAATGATGTATCTGAATATGTATTTTAGTGATCAAATATGTATtagtcattttttaaataatgtctTCTTAAAATCCAATGATTAAGTTTGAATTTGTTTTTAACCTGATTGCGTATAtttgtatttttgtgtttttttacacCACATATTGTTCTCTGCCTTTACTGACTCCTGAACCACTTACAATGTTTAATGGTATAAAACTGTACATGATATAAACATGAAGACATTACTTCTCGTTTATTTTTCAGTCTCTTCATTGCATAAAAGTACGTCTCTATTAATGCATGATTATTTCAACAGCTTTAATAACAGCAATATGATTGTTATGAATAACAATAAAAGATCAAATTACTACATATCTGAGAAGGGAGGTACAAAGGGCTTAAGTAAGATTGCTTTTCTTTCTGAGAAAATAAATAAAGGACTAACAATGCATTGATAGTAGTACTGTGACCATTCATTTGGATGGAGAATGTCTAGACTCATTGGAAGTTTATTGAATGCTGTTGAAGAAGAGATTAATATCTGGTGAGCTACATTAGAGAGACAAACACACCACTGATCCAGCCTACTACCATCATGGCTGAAAGTTCTAGAAAACAAAGTTCCATCAGTAAGTTCGCAACAGTGTATCGAGTTTAGTGTCCTTATTGGGTCAATTTAGGCAAAGCCAGGAAGCTGTCTCTTGTGCCAAACAACCAGAACACAGGGCACTCACTACAGTGCCACTTCCCATGGAATGTTACAAACCAGAGAGTAAGATGCTGAGCAACAATTCATCAAGGCTGGAATTCTGGACCGGTGACACCTGAACAGGTAAACAAGCCAAAGcctgggagagagtgagtggcAACTCTACTAAGCCTTCATTAAGAAAGGAAGATTGTGGCAGTACAGAGTACATTGTCACTGAAATTCTAaagatgtgtctgtctgtgacatTTTTGTATCGGTTTGAGCCCTCAATGTAATATCCCAACTTTGACCAAACATGCAAATTCTCCAAGGTATCCAATGGAATGGTTTCATGAGAGTAGGATTTTTGCCCTGAGAGAATAGTGAAATGCACAAGAGAATGATTCAGAATCAGTCCCTGACCTAAGAATACTTGATGGCTATGagtaatacagacagaatatctcgTTTGAAAATTATTTTTATGGTGATTTTTTAAATTATGCTAATTATATTTCCGCGGGGGTGAGGACATCGACTCTAGGCGTTTTGCTAAGCATTGCGAGACACCATTAGACATAGTCCCCTGTGCCCTCACTAAATTCTTTGGCCCCATAATTATGGGGGTAGAGTAATGCGACACTGCATCACAAGAAGACTCTTTGTCCTCAAACCACTATCACCCTCCTGTGTGCTTAATCCTAAAGAATCTTCAGGATCCGATTTGTAGTGCTCCGCTACACAAGAGCCAAATTGTTTCAATGTTGCCTTGGTGAACCTGAACTGAAGGGTAGAGCGAATGGAACACCTATAATGAAAGTGCCCACATTCAGTCCTGACTCCTGAGTAAGAGCTGAGTAATAGAATTTGCTATTCTTAACAAAGTGACTAAATACAGCAGTGGAAGTATCCTATTTTAGATTATACTATAGAAACGGATAACTACCGATAAGTTCAGCCAGATAAGCAATTTCTACTTTTTAAATAGAACACAAAATAAATGTTACTTACAACTAGTCTGTGTCATAACTGTTGTGGCGATGGGGATTGACATGGATACACACCATGTTACATTTGTGTCTGCTCTTCAGGTTGATTAGTGCAGTGATGTGTGATTGTTTATATATTTGTCCTTATTGAACAAGCTAATTTGACCTGAAATTAAGCTGCTCGTGGCGCATCCATAAGTAAATGCTTAGAAATAGAGCACCCTCTTTGGCCTTGTTCCACCTGTCTAGattctacacagacacacatatacacatgctcacacacacacacacacacacacacacacacacacacacacacacacacacacacacacacacacacacacacacacacacacacacacacacacacacacacacacacacacacacgatgaacGATGTTGTTGAGGTGCTTGGGGGGGGGCGTGGTGTTTTCTCAGGTAACATACAAAGAGCGAGGGCTTTTAGGGGCATTGTACTTTGCTTGTTGAGAGGCAATGAGGCTGTGTATGGATATTGCTGTGCCACTGCTGGCTATGGTGCACATGACCTACATCTGTGAAGCAGGTAAGAGTTCATATATTATCTCTATTATAAGTATATTTAATCCCGTGAACTGGAAACAGCTCAGTTGCAGGTGTTTCAAGAACAAATAATGGAATTTGTCATTTAATTGCCACATGAGGGTTTCAAAGCACCATATAATGGCTATAGAAGTAAGTTATTGTAACATCTGTCTCTCTGCAAGACTCAGAGCTGGTGATCGATATCAAAGTGATGGTGATGCAAGGACAAAAGATAAAcaaatatatggagtaaaaatTGACTCATATTTAATTTGATATTATTTGACTTGGTTCTATCACTATTTTCACCATTGTCATCCGGTACAACATTTGACATTGATATTTGAGTTACTTAGTACATTATTCCTACGGACATTAAGTACTGTGTGTTGGTGCAAATATTCCTCTGTGGgttttttattgtttttgtagctCTGCTGAGGAAATCCACAGCGGCTGACTTCCTAAGACCAGTAAGAGAGAAGCGTGCTGCAGAGTGTTTCCCTGCAGGCTGCA from Oncorhynchus keta strain PuntledgeMale-10-30-2019 chromosome 21, Oket_V2, whole genome shotgun sequence encodes:
- the LOC118400172 gene encoding protein FAM107B-like isoform X2 translates to MAQRVTHSHSLLPPGQSGRPRDVMVKSASAYANLQWEQQPRQDGSHPPQDYPHRDQPPVAGYIPQPNYMEGDHDLIKPKKLLNPVKASKSHQDLQRELLMSQKRGGVVGVESKPELQRVLEARKREKVIKQRKEEDEARKKISPLEQELLKRKDKLEVLEKEQEKQEETVKAPEFVKVKENLRRTSFHSNGEKEV
- the LOC118400172 gene encoding actin-associated protein FAM107A-like isoform X1, with translation MAQRVTHSHSLLPPGQSGRPRDVMVKSVYSGKTTLPPCPVGACVATTTTSVLFVYNLRTLSSDFSSQASAYANLQWEQQPRQDGSHPPQDYPHRDQPPVAGYIPQPNYMEGDHDLIKPKKLLNPVKASKSHQDLQRELLMSQKRGGVVGVESKPELQRVLEARKREKVIKQRKEEDEARKKISPLEQELLKRKDKLEVLEKEQEKQEETVKAPEFVKVKENLRRTSFHSNGEKEV